One part of the Vitis riparia cultivar Riparia Gloire de Montpellier isolate 1030 chromosome 8, EGFV_Vit.rip_1.0, whole genome shotgun sequence genome encodes these proteins:
- the LOC117919637 gene encoding phosphatidylinositol 4-kinase gamma 8 translates to MHAILTCMKFSKMAVVVNQHHGFKAFTRSQRCRLQSFTHLENTMFELSQTNLAHSLKQAFEVANIHKSFSTPCLSLATNSEEDFDASPRIEIIGGRGASSVRALVAEVAIAMASGADPVRASTGLGGAYFLDGQKGNTIAVAKPVDEEPLALNNPKGFVGRALGQPGLKRSVRVGETGVRELAAYLLDHGGFAGVPPTGLVKISHSAFHINNAVESSTPPFKIASIQRFVDHDFDAGELGSSGFSVASIHQIGILDVRLLNLDRHAGNILVKKHERENYAVGAAELVPIDHGLCLPEWLDDPYFEWLHWPQASVPFSESEAEYISNLDPFKDAELLRCELPLLGESSVRVLVLCTIFLKQAVAAGLCLADIGEMMTRESCSAEQKLSVLENLCTEAKASLRNIFGYDDDGDEREDEIEEEIEMFQFDSECENGKEVLDLPQLLNSPTGAAAAPKSPRFSIPRSKSLASVTALSPLQEEVNHNSTDENDNDTDTDTTQNDGGSNEDESRDGRKVGGFMKSMSFSVQNRNHETGGISFGEMSEVEWKLFLECFEKLLPQAFEDTKNMGLRQRLGTSCRF, encoded by the coding sequence ATGCACGCCATTCTCACCTGCATGAAATTCTCCAAAATGGCAGTAGTGGTCAATCAACATCATGGTTTTAAGGCATTCACTCGATCTCAGAGATGCAGGCTCCAATCCTTTACTCACCTGGAGAACACAATGTTTGAACTCAGCCAAACCAACCTGGCCCACTCCTTAAAGCAAGCATTTGAAGTCGCTAATATTCACAAGAGCTTCTCTACCCCATGCCTATCCCTGGCAACTAATTCGGAAGAAGATTTTGATGCTAGTCCAAGGATTGAGATTATCGGTGGCCGTGGGGCCTCTAGTGTACGTGCTCTTGTTGCTGAGGTTGCAATAGCTATGGCATCTGGTGCTGATCCTGTGCGAGCATCAACTGGGTTAGGTGGTGCCTACTTCTTGGATGGTCAGAAGGGTAATACCATTGCTGTGGCAAAGCCAGTTGATGAAGAACCTTTAGCATTGAATAATCCAAAGGGATTTGTGGGTCGGGCGCTGGGCCAACCTGGCTTGAAGCGCTCAGTTCGGGTGGGTGAAACTGGTGTTCGGGAATTGGCTGCTTATCTCCTTGACCATGGTGGGTTTGCTGGTGTTCCTCCAACAGGATTGGTCAAAATCTCTCATTCTGCATTCCACATAAATAATGCAGTAGAGAGTTCAACACCCCCTTTTAAGATTGCCTCAATCCAGCGATTTGTAGATCACGACTTCGATGCAGGAGAATTGGGTTCTTCTGGATTCTCAGTCGCTTCAATACATCAGATTGGGATTCTTGATGTAAGACTTCTGAATCTAGATCGGCATGCAGGAAACATACTTGTTAAAAAACATGAACGCGAGAACTACGCTGTTGGGGCAGCTGAGCTTGTGCCCATAGATCATGGGCTTTGCCTGCCCGAGTGGCTTGACGATCCATATTTTGAGTGGCTGCATTGGCCTCAAGCCTCAGTCCCCTTTTCAGAGTCTGAGGCTGAGTACATATCTAATCTTGATCCATTCAAGGACGCGGAGCTTCTAAGGTGTGAGCTTCCCTTGCTAGGGGAGTCTTCCGTCCGGGTTCTTGTCCTTTGCACCATTTTCTTGAAGCAAGCTGTGGCTGCTGGGCTTTGTCTTGCAGATATTGGTGAAATGATGACCCGAGAATCTTGCAGTGCAGAACAAAAGTTGAGTGTATTAGAGAACCTTTGTACTGAGGCTAAGGCTAGTTTGAGAAATATATTCGGTTATGATGACGATGGTGATGAAAGAGAAGatgaaattgaagaagaaattgaaaTGTTTCAATTTGACAGCGAATGTGAAAATGGCAAGGAGGTTTTGGACCTTCCTCAACTGTTGAATAGTCCAACTGGGGCAGCTGCCGCACCTAAAAGTCCAAGGTTTTCGATACCAAGATCGAAAAGTCTGGCATCGGTTACAGCACTATCTCCATTGCAAGAGGAAGTTAATCACAACAGCACTGATGAGAATGATAACGACACCGACACCGACACCACACAAAATGATGGTGGCAGCAATGAAGATGAGAGCAGAGACGGTCGCAAGGTAGGAGGGTTCATGAAGAGCATGAGCTTCTCAGTACAAAATCGTAACCATGAAACAGGAGGCATTTCGTTCGGAGAAATGAGTGAAGTTGAATGGAAGCTGTTCCTGGAGTGCTTTGAGAAGCTATTGCCCCAGGCATTCGAGGATACAAAGAACATGGGCTTGAGGCAAAGATTGGGAACCTCTTGCAGGTTTTGA